The following coding sequences are from one Desulfosporosinus orientis DSM 765 window:
- a CDS encoding XTP/dITP diphosphatase — MKIILATQNKGKIRELQDLLVDEDIQVLSLKDIEGWEDVEENGETFADNAMLKARAAVEKTGLIALADDSGLEVDALGGRPGVFSARFAGEPKDDERNNNKLLQLLRDVPEDKRSARFRCALVVATPDGREFLTEGTVEGRILRERRGSDGFGYDPLFYVPDYSRTMAELTLAVKNKLSHRGQAFRKVIPILKSLKS; from the coding sequence ATGAAGATAATACTGGCGACTCAAAATAAAGGTAAAATCCGGGAACTCCAAGATCTGCTTGTTGACGAAGATATCCAAGTGCTTTCACTTAAGGATATCGAAGGCTGGGAAGATGTCGAGGAGAATGGAGAAACCTTTGCGGATAATGCCATGTTAAAAGCCAGAGCGGCTGTTGAGAAAACCGGCTTAATTGCTTTAGCTGATGATTCCGGCCTGGAAGTAGACGCTTTAGGCGGCAGGCCGGGAGTGTTTTCGGCACGTTTTGCCGGAGAACCGAAAGATGACGAGAGAAACAATAACAAACTCCTGCAGCTCCTACGAGATGTTCCGGAGGATAAAAGGTCGGCTCGCTTTCGCTGCGCCTTGGTGGTGGCAACGCCCGATGGCCGTGAATTTCTGACGGAAGGTACTGTAGAAGGAAGGATCTTGAGGGAGCGCCGCGGCAGCGATGGATTTGGTTATGATCCACTCTTCTATGTGCCGGATTACTCACGGACTATGGCTGAGCTAACCTTGGCTGTGAAGAATAAGCTCAGTCATCGCGGGCAGGCTTTTCGCAAGGTGATTCCAATTCTGAAATCTCTAAAATCATAG
- the rph gene encoding ribonuclease PH: protein MQRSNGRGNHELRPVKITRKFTNIPEGSVLIEIGETRVLCTASIEEKVPHFQKGTGKGWVTAEYAMIPRATQTRTQREASKGKLTGRTMEIQRLIGRALRSVIDLKKLGERTIWLDCDVLQADGGTRTASITGAYVAMMDAVQFLLEKKLIKANPVLDSLAAVSVGKVLGTGVLDLEYEEDSQAEVDMNIVMTGSGKFVEIQGTAEEVPFDREDLNNFLELAEKGIRSLMDVQKSALETNT, encoded by the coding sequence ATGCAGCGTTCCAATGGCCGAGGAAATCATGAATTACGTCCTGTTAAAATTACGCGGAAGTTTACGAACATACCGGAAGGTTCCGTCCTGATAGAGATCGGAGAAACAAGGGTTTTGTGTACAGCCAGTATTGAAGAAAAAGTGCCCCATTTTCAGAAAGGGACAGGCAAAGGCTGGGTTACGGCAGAATATGCCATGATCCCGCGAGCTACTCAAACTCGCACCCAACGAGAGGCAAGTAAAGGTAAACTTACTGGCCGTACTATGGAAATTCAACGACTCATAGGCCGAGCCTTGCGATCGGTTATTGATTTGAAAAAGCTTGGTGAGCGAACAATCTGGCTGGATTGTGATGTCTTGCAAGCCGATGGGGGAACTCGTACGGCGTCTATTACCGGAGCCTATGTAGCGATGATGGATGCTGTTCAATTCTTGTTGGAGAAGAAGCTTATTAAGGCAAATCCGGTGTTGGATTCCTTAGCCGCTGTTTCCGTCGGAAAAGTTCTGGGAACTGGGGTTCTAGACTTAGAATACGAAGAAGATTCTCAGGCGGAAGTAGATATGAATATTGTTATGACTGGGTCAGGCAAGTTCGTAGAAATTCAAGGGACTGCTGAAGAAGTACCCTTTGATCGCGAAGATCTCAACAACTTTTTAGAGTTGGCTGAAAAGGGAATTCGCTCCTTAATGGACGTTCAGAAATCCGCGCTGGAGACAAACACATGA
- a CDS encoding heparan-alpha-glucosaminide N-acetyltransferase translates to MTSVQRYGEIDVLRALAIILMVLFHFVYDLREFAAININYESPLWFVIGKASALIFIFISGLASGLSRSPVRRGLIVFLLGMVVSVVTYLALADMYVRFGILHFLGVAMILFPLLNTLSSPLLLILSGLAALLGFLLNKIVLRTSLLIPFGVIYKNFSTVDYYPLFPYISVTILGILAYRHYYARRDKRLFKLEVRSKSIRWLSRHSLAIYLVHQPILLLIILGVRFLK, encoded by the coding sequence ATGACATCTGTTCAGCGCTATGGAGAAATTGATGTGCTTAGAGCCCTGGCGATCATTTTAATGGTGCTTTTTCATTTCGTTTATGATTTAAGAGAATTCGCAGCAATCAATATCAACTATGAAAGTCCCCTGTGGTTTGTGATAGGGAAGGCTTCGGCACTGATTTTTATATTTATATCGGGGCTTGCCAGCGGCTTAAGCAGATCTCCCGTGAGACGGGGATTGATAGTTTTTCTTTTGGGGATGGTTGTTTCAGTTGTTACTTATTTGGCATTGGCTGATATGTACGTGCGTTTTGGCATCCTGCATTTTTTAGGTGTGGCGATGATATTATTTCCGCTGCTCAACACTTTGTCATCACCGCTGCTGCTTATTTTAAGTGGGTTGGCGGCTTTGTTGGGATTTTTACTTAATAAAATTGTGCTGAGAACCAGTCTATTAATTCCTTTTGGAGTCATATATAAGAACTTTAGTACTGTAGATTATTATCCTCTTTTTCCCTATATAAGTGTTACTATCCTGGGAATTCTTGCTTATCGACATTATTATGCCCGCAGGGATAAACGTCTGTTTAAACTTGAAGTCAGATCTAAGTCCATTCGTTGGTTGAGCCGGCATTCATTGGCAATCTATTTAGTCCATCAGCCTATCCTGTTACTAATAATTCTGGGGGTACGATTTTTAAAGTAA
- a CDS encoding O-methyltransferase, whose amino-acid sequence MFYPFEMEQYLESLLGERDTLLREIEEQALKETIPIVTPMVGNFLNLLVHMSKAKRILEIGTAIGYSTIWLAHGAKETGGHVTTIDMNKDRLARAKENINRAGLSEQVTAIEGDARKVLKTLDSEFDFVFVDAAKGEYLEYLNLIYPLIEQRGLLVVDNVLFRGWVVPGSAFAPKYDRMVGGLRRFLEDLSLNPDFSTSVLPFGDGVSVSRRIGK is encoded by the coding sequence TTGTTTTACCCTTTTGAAATGGAGCAATATCTGGAATCCTTATTGGGTGAAAGGGACACTCTATTAAGAGAAATTGAGGAGCAGGCTCTCAAAGAGACAATTCCTATAGTGACACCTATGGTTGGCAATTTTCTCAACTTACTTGTACACATGTCAAAAGCCAAGAGAATCTTGGAAATAGGAACAGCTATCGGATATTCAACCATTTGGCTGGCGCATGGGGCGAAAGAGACCGGAGGGCATGTTACTACGATTGATATGAATAAAGATCGTCTGGCGCGAGCTAAGGAAAACATCAATCGGGCAGGACTTTCCGAACAGGTTACAGCTATAGAGGGGGATGCTCGCAAGGTTCTTAAGACTCTGGATTCAGAGTTTGATTTTGTTTTCGTTGATGCAGCTAAAGGAGAATATTTAGAGTACTTAAATCTCATTTATCCCTTGATTGAACAAAGGGGATTGTTAGTTGTGGATAATGTTTTATTTAGGGGATGGGTTGTTCCGGGGAGTGCTTTTGCACCTAAATATGACCGTATGGTAGGCGGGCTGCGCCGCTTTTTAGAGGATCTTTCCTTGAACCCGGACTTTTCCACGTCTGTTTTACCTTTTGGAGATGGGGTGTCGGTTAGTCGGAGGATAGGAAAATGA
- a CDS encoding HD domain-containing phosphohydrolase — MVEDAFYIRRMWSFSHALDLGLVDEEVERDLQISVGERHGERVAYIAMRLGRSLGLNKKALVHLTVAGLLHDIGALGFFREYEGDRRLLQRHCFVGASIVQRFPAGDILAQAIKYHHETPDPAHGALHASEAEVPLMARILSFADQVDLLIKRRLTSRKDREEIIDWVSSNTGTLFYSEVAAAFKQVAQKEAFWLDLDQPDLLQIALELLCGKWHLPSTRDLKSGFTDDLAATFADLIDQKSKFTARHSRSVAETVQHLAEGLGWQDERLHEIYTAGLLHDLGKLSIPRKILDKPGPLDSMEIKIIRTHTYYTHRLLTQAGFPTRMVEWAAHHHERLDGKGYPFALGENELDEGSRVMAIADIFAALTEDRPYRKAMSQGEALALIQRGAGTMLDPGLIDVAKRVL; from the coding sequence TTGGTTGAAGATGCTTTCTACATCCGCAGGATGTGGAGCTTTTCCCACGCTTTGGATCTGGGTTTGGTTGATGAGGAAGTTGAGAGAGATTTACAGATTTCAGTGGGGGAAAGGCACGGTGAACGAGTCGCCTATATTGCTATGCGTTTAGGGCGTTCTCTTGGCTTAAATAAAAAAGCTCTTGTCCATCTTACGGTTGCCGGATTGCTCCATGACATTGGAGCATTAGGCTTCTTTAGAGAGTATGAGGGGGACCGCCGGCTCCTTCAAAGGCATTGCTTTGTTGGAGCTTCAATAGTTCAGCGTTTTCCTGCCGGTGACATTCTTGCTCAAGCAATCAAATATCACCATGAGACTCCCGATCCGGCACATGGCGCCTTGCATGCTTCGGAGGCAGAAGTTCCTTTGATGGCGCGTATCTTATCTTTTGCAGACCAAGTGGATCTTTTAATAAAACGAAGATTAACGAGTCGAAAGGATAGAGAAGAGATCATTGACTGGGTTTCTTCAAACACTGGGACCTTATTTTATTCTGAAGTTGCTGCAGCCTTTAAACAAGTAGCACAAAAAGAGGCGTTTTGGCTGGATCTGGACCAGCCGGATCTGCTTCAAATTGCTCTTGAACTATTATGCGGAAAATGGCATTTGCCGTCGACAAGGGATTTGAAGAGTGGCTTTACCGATGACTTAGCGGCAACCTTTGCCGATTTGATTGACCAGAAAAGTAAGTTTACAGCGCGTCACTCACGGTCCGTTGCCGAAACCGTTCAGCATTTAGCTGAGGGACTGGGCTGGCAGGATGAACGACTGCATGAAATTTATACGGCCGGTTTACTCCACGACTTAGGTAAGCTCTCAATACCTAGAAAAATATTGGATAAGCCTGGTCCTCTTGACTCTATGGAAATAAAAATTATTCGCACACATACATATTACACCCATCGCTTATTGACTCAGGCCGGGTTTCCCACTCGAATGGTAGAATGGGCCGCGCACCACCATGAGCGCCTTGATGGCAAAGGCTATCCTTTTGCTTTAGGGGAAAATGAACTTGACGAGGGTTCGCGAGTTATGGCTATAGCGGATATTTTTGCTGCATTAACTGAAGATCGCCCTTATCGTAAAGCAATGAGTCAGGGTGAAGCTCTTGCTTTGATTCAGCGTGGAGCAGGGACGATGCTGGACCCCGGGTTAATCGATGTGGCGAAAAGGGTGTTATAG
- a CDS encoding globin-coupled sensor protein: MTQLHQFSLDEALQLLKMDAEQLALLKEVRHVIERDSDEIITNFYAHVTTVPGLKAIIDRFSSVEKLKVTMKKYLFSLFPEKVDEEFIEWRITIGGVHKRIDLPPFYYLSANQILCDEIIPRIFEHYRKKTDQALRVSLALQRFLSFDQQVVMASYIQSYMNEIDKKAELEKALYEIDSLQRSVSEASQALAATSEQTAASAAEMNEATARISSNASEAAEFSRQVDSLAQEGARKIQMISETILRLSDMTSEMQEKMLELDKSSARIASVTDVIKEIASQTNLLALNAAIEAARAGDSGRGFGVVAEEVKKLANHSEQSVKEISSLIALTKQNTVAVNHSIAQTTEAMQGAAAEAGEVVSRFGDIMSAINASIQQVQGIAQQIDALSSTAGQIGAASEDVANSATSLAQMGLRD, from the coding sequence ATGACTCAATTACACCAGTTTAGTTTGGATGAGGCTCTTCAATTATTGAAAATGGATGCAGAACAATTAGCCCTTCTTAAAGAAGTTCGACATGTTATTGAGCGGGATTCCGATGAAATTATTACAAACTTTTATGCCCATGTGACAACGGTACCAGGGCTAAAAGCGATTATTGACCGTTTTTCTTCAGTGGAGAAATTAAAAGTTACCATGAAGAAATATTTGTTCTCTCTCTTTCCTGAAAAAGTTGATGAAGAATTCATAGAGTGGCGGATTACCATCGGAGGAGTGCATAAACGGATCGATCTGCCGCCTTTTTACTATTTAAGTGCTAATCAAATCTTGTGTGATGAGATTATACCCAGGATTTTTGAACATTATCGTAAAAAAACTGATCAAGCGCTTCGAGTGAGTTTGGCCTTGCAACGCTTTTTAAGCTTTGATCAACAAGTTGTAATGGCCAGTTACATCCAGTCCTATATGAACGAAATTGACAAAAAGGCTGAATTAGAGAAAGCCCTTTACGAGATTGACAGCTTACAGCGCAGTGTAAGTGAAGCAAGTCAGGCCTTGGCTGCAACTTCGGAACAAACAGCAGCTTCGGCAGCAGAGATGAATGAAGCAACTGCCCGAATTTCAAGCAATGCCTCTGAAGCTGCCGAATTTTCTCGTCAGGTTGATTCTCTGGCACAAGAGGGTGCCCGAAAAATTCAGATGATTTCAGAGACTATTTTGCGATTATCAGATATGACCTCAGAGATGCAAGAAAAGATGCTGGAACTGGACAAAAGTTCCGCACGAATTGCCTCCGTCACAGATGTCATAAAAGAAATTGCTTCCCAGACCAATCTCTTAGCGTTAAATGCCGCCATTGAAGCGGCCCGTGCAGGAGACAGCGGCAGAGGTTTTGGCGTGGTGGCAGAAGAAGTGAAAAAGCTTGCTAATCATTCAGAACAATCGGTAAAAGAAATAAGTTCACTGATTGCCTTGACAAAGCAAAATACAGTAGCTGTTAATCACTCCATTGCTCAAACTACTGAAGCTATGCAAGGCGCTGCAGCTGAAGCTGGAGAAGTTGTAAGCCGTTTTGGAGACATTATGTCCGCAATCAATGCCAGCATACAACAAGTTCAGGGTATTGCCCAACAAATCGATGCCTTATCCTCAACAGCCGGACAAATAGGTGCAGCATCCGAAGATGTTGCCAATTCTGCCACCTCTTTGGCTCAAATGGGTTTGAGGGACTAA
- a CDS encoding Fe-S-containing hydro-lyase, with product MSQTIRIETPLTQEKLRKLKVGDNVLIDGVIYTGRDAAHKKMVEALERGEDLPFDMKDQIIYFVGPTPAKEGQVIGSAGPTTSGRMDAYSPKLIAKGLTGMIGKGLRSAEVIDAMKKHGAIYFGAIGGAGALIAKRIVSAEVIAYPELGTEAVRRLVVKDFPAMVIIDHEGNNLYDIGKNQYRRA from the coding sequence ATGAGCCAAACTATCCGCATTGAAACTCCCCTTACCCAGGAGAAGCTCAGGAAACTGAAGGTTGGGGACAATGTTTTGATTGATGGTGTAATTTATACCGGGCGGGATGCGGCCCATAAAAAAATGGTAGAAGCTTTGGAGAGAGGAGAAGACCTTCCTTTTGACATGAAGGATCAAATTATCTATTTTGTAGGCCCGACTCCTGCCAAAGAAGGGCAAGTGATTGGATCTGCCGGTCCAACCACCAGCGGACGGATGGATGCCTATTCTCCCAAGCTGATTGCCAAAGGATTAACAGGGATGATCGGCAAAGGACTGCGATCCGCTGAAGTCATTGATGCTATGAAAAAACACGGTGCCATTTATTTCGGTGCCATTGGCGGTGCAGGAGCCCTCATCGCCAAACGTATTGTTTCGGCGGAGGTTATTGCTTATCCTGAACTGGGAACGGAAGCAGTTCGACGTTTAGTGGTTAAGGATTTCCCGGCCATGGTGATCATTGATCATGAGGGAAATAATCTCTACGACATTGGAAAAAACCAATATCGAAGGGCCTAA
- a CDS encoding fumarate hydratase — MKEILVEEIISAVEQLCIDANYDLGSDIMTGFKQALKDEPSPLGREVLDRLIENAVIAQEERVPMCQDTGMAVLFVEIGQDLHVAGGGLTDAINEGVRRGYEKGYLRKSVVKDPFERVNTGDNTPAVIHYDIVSGDTLRLVVAPKGFGSENMGGLKMCKPSEGLEGAMQFVVDTVDRAGGNPCPPIIVGVGAGGTMEKATYLAKKALLREVGKHNPEGRLAEIEAELLDRINRLGIGPQGFGGVTTALAVNLEVYPTHIAGMPVAVNIGCHATRHKEITLLGREV, encoded by the coding sequence ATGAAGGAAATACTTGTGGAAGAGATTATTTCTGCCGTTGAACAACTCTGCATAGATGCTAATTATGACCTTGGCTCCGACATTATGACGGGATTTAAGCAAGCTTTAAAAGATGAGCCATCTCCATTAGGCCGAGAAGTATTGGATAGGCTCATTGAAAACGCGGTCATTGCTCAGGAGGAAAGAGTTCCCATGTGCCAGGACACGGGAATGGCTGTTCTTTTTGTGGAAATCGGCCAGGATTTGCATGTTGCAGGCGGAGGTCTTACCGACGCTATCAATGAAGGAGTACGCCGGGGATATGAGAAAGGATACTTGCGAAAATCAGTGGTTAAAGATCCCTTTGAGAGGGTGAACACTGGAGATAATACTCCGGCCGTGATTCATTATGATATAGTATCGGGGGATACGCTGCGCCTTGTTGTAGCTCCCAAAGGATTTGGAAGTGAAAACATGGGAGGTTTAAAAATGTGCAAACCCTCTGAAGGCTTAGAGGGGGCAATGCAGTTTGTGGTTGACACAGTAGATCGAGCAGGAGGAAACCCTTGTCCGCCCATAATTGTAGGCGTGGGTGCTGGCGGAACAATGGAAAAAGCTACTTATTTGGCAAAAAAAGCCCTGCTTCGTGAAGTTGGCAAACATAATCCCGAAGGCCGTCTGGCCGAAATTGAGGCAGAGTTATTAGATCGTATTAATCGCTTGGGAATCGGACCTCAAGGTTTTGGAGGAGTGACAACGGCTTTAGCCGTCAATTTGGAGGTGTATCCGACTCATATTGCAGGAATGCCTGTGGCAGTAAACATAGGTTGTCACGCAACCCGTCATAAAGAAATTACATTGTTAGGGAGGGAAGTCTAA
- a CDS encoding cell wall-binding repeat-containing protein, with the protein MMNKPKQRLMSIVFGLFSVLIFPYNALAASLPAPDDLSVTAESSSEIYLDWDSVSNATSYDVYRAASSSGSYEKIATTTASKYTDEDLEEDTKYYYKVRAVNGSTKSAYSEIEYARTEEGDSDSLSAPKNLSASAKSPSEIYVDWYAVNDSTSYYVYRSTSSSGSYEKIATTTLSRYTDTDLEPDTKYYYKVKAVKGSDTSAYSEIEYAKTENYEGSLSTPKELSATAESSSEIYLDWDVVSNATSYYVYRATSSSGSYDKIATTTSSKYTDEDLEEDTKYYYKVKAVNSYDSSDYSSIKYAKTKDADDTEEALPAPEGLSAEAESSDEIYLDWDSVDDAASYYVYRATSSSGSYDKIATTTSSKYTDTDLEPDTKYYYKVKAVNGSDKSAYSEIVHATTEESDDNDNLSAPEDLSATAKSSGEIYLDWDSVDDATSYYIYSSTSYSGSYNKIATTTSSSYTDTNLDEDTTYYYKVRAVNSTDTSGYSEIEYATTAESDDSDTLSAPTDLTASAESSSEIYLDWDSVSNANSYYVYRSTSSSGTYSKIATVTASSYMDTNLSANTTYYYKVLAVNNSGTSAYSSLTQGTTAKSDGTSSNPSVQVQTARLAGKDMYGTCAEVAKSGWNTSYYAVIVSGENFTDALCSAPLAQKYNAPLLLTSKDTLNQQTESELSRLKVKKVIMIGGSGVISSAVEQSIKDMGIGVSRIAGNDRYDTSMKIAQAMGQFDQAVVASGETFPDALSIAPIAAMKGIPILLTPKDTLPTDIEAYLLRTVQSTYVVGGTGVISDNVLQQLPSPKRLSGLTRYETNVSIIEEFAKDLDFGTCYLSTGENYADALSGSALAALSNSPVILVKSPLDQSTIDFLRSKMGSIEKEVVFGGTVVVPESILEAINKVPDKADIPSAPTEITATPLSSTEISLSWNSVSKATSYYIYGSTSSSGTYTQIATVTSTNYVNTGLWADTTYYYKVKAVNSSGESEYSPVDNAKTAVSDY; encoded by the coding sequence ATGATGAACAAACCTAAGCAAAGATTAATGTCCATAGTATTTGGCCTTTTCTCAGTATTGATATTTCCTTATAACGCCTTAGCAGCAAGCCTGCCGGCTCCTGATGATCTAAGTGTCACTGCCGAAAGCTCCAGTGAAATATATTTAGACTGGGATTCTGTAAGCAATGCCACATCTTATGATGTGTACAGAGCTGCCTCGTCTTCCGGGTCTTACGAAAAAATTGCCACCACGACTGCATCAAAATATACGGATGAAGATTTGGAAGAAGATACGAAGTACTACTATAAAGTTAGGGCGGTAAATGGTTCCACTAAAAGCGCTTATTCAGAAATAGAATACGCCAGAACAGAGGAAGGAGATTCGGATTCTCTGTCTGCCCCCAAAAACTTAAGTGCTTCAGCTAAGAGTCCAAGTGAAATCTATGTGGACTGGTATGCTGTCAATGACTCTACATCTTATTATGTGTACAGATCAACCTCATCTTCCGGGTCTTATGAAAAAATTGCTACTACGACCCTTTCCAGATATACGGATACAGATTTGGAACCAGATACGAAGTATTATTATAAAGTTAAGGCAGTGAAAGGTTCCGACACAAGCGCCTATTCCGAAATAGAATATGCTAAAACTGAAAATTATGAGGGAAGCTTGTCAACCCCTAAAGAGCTTAGTGCCACAGCTGAAAGTTCCAGTGAAATATACCTGGACTGGGATGTCGTCAGTAATGCCACATCCTATTATGTATACAGGGCGACTTCATCCTCAGGGTCTTACGACAAAATTGCCACTACGACATCTTCCAAATATACGGACGAAGATTTAGAAGAGGATACAAAGTATTATTACAAAGTCAAAGCAGTTAACAGTTATGATTCAAGCGATTATTCTTCGATAAAATATGCCAAGACCAAGGATGCTGATGATACGGAAGAAGCCTTGCCGGCTCCTGAAGGACTAAGCGCTGAAGCGGAAAGCTCCGATGAAATATACCTGGACTGGGATTCTGTAGATGATGCTGCATCCTATTATGTTTACAGGGCGACTTCATCCTCAGGGTCTTACGACAAAATTGCCACTACGACATCTTCCAAATATACGGATACAGATTTGGAACCAGATACGAAGTATTACTATAAAGTCAAGGCGGTCAACGGTTCTGATAAAAGTGCCTATTCAGAGATAGTACATGCAACAACTGAAGAGTCAGATGACAATGATAATCTGTCAGCCCCTGAAGACCTAAGCGCCACAGCTAAAAGTTCCGGCGAAATATACCTGGATTGGGATTCTGTGGATGATGCCACATCTTATTATATATACAGTTCAACTTCCTATTCAGGAAGTTACAACAAAATTGCAACCACCACTTCCTCAAGTTACACAGATACGAACTTGGATGAAGACACTACCTATTATTACAAAGTTAGGGCGGTAAACAGTACCGATACAAGCGGTTATTCAGAAATAGAATATGCTACCACTGCAGAGTCAGATGATAGCGATACACTGTCAGCCCCGACAGATCTTACTGCATCGGCGGAAAGCTCCAGCGAAATATATCTGGACTGGGATTCTGTCAGTAATGCTAACTCATATTACGTATACCGATCCACCTCCTCCTCAGGCACTTACTCCAAAATTGCCACAGTGACAGCTTCAAGTTATATGGACACCAACTTATCGGCGAATACTACTTATTATTATAAAGTCTTGGCTGTCAATAACTCAGGGACAAGCGCCTACTCTTCCCTAACTCAAGGGACTACGGCTAAATCTGACGGAACGTCATCAAATCCTTCGGTTCAGGTCCAGACCGCACGATTAGCAGGGAAAGATATGTATGGAACTTGTGCGGAAGTAGCCAAATCAGGCTGGAATACATCCTACTACGCCGTCATCGTAAGCGGGGAGAATTTTACGGATGCACTATGCAGCGCTCCTCTTGCTCAGAAGTATAATGCTCCGTTGCTGCTCACTTCAAAAGATACCTTAAACCAACAAACAGAGAGTGAGCTTTCCCGATTAAAAGTTAAAAAAGTAATTATGATTGGCGGCAGCGGGGTTATATCCTCTGCGGTGGAACAAAGTATAAAAGACATGGGGATCGGAGTATCGAGAATTGCCGGAAATGATCGTTACGACACATCAATGAAAATTGCTCAGGCTATGGGCCAATTCGACCAGGCCGTTGTTGCCAGCGGCGAGACCTTTCCTGATGCCCTGTCAATTGCACCAATTGCTGCCATGAAGGGAATTCCCATCCTGCTTACGCCTAAGGACACTCTTCCTACAGATATTGAAGCCTATTTATTAAGAACGGTTCAGAGTACGTATGTGGTTGGCGGAACAGGTGTCATAAGTGACAATGTTCTTCAGCAGCTCCCATCTCCGAAGCGGCTTAGCGGATTAACCCGATATGAAACAAACGTCAGCATCATTGAAGAATTTGCCAAGGATCTGGATTTCGGAACCTGCTACCTATCAACCGGCGAAAATTATGCAGATGCTTTATCCGGTTCTGCCTTAGCTGCACTTTCAAATTCCCCTGTTATTTTGGTGAAAAGTCCTCTTGATCAATCCACAATAGATTTTTTGAGAAGTAAAATGGGAAGTATAGAAAAGGAAGTTGTGTTTGGAGGGACTGTGGTAGTACCGGAGAGTATCTTAGAGGCTATTAATAAAGTGCCGGATAAAGCTGATATACCATCGGCACCGACGGAAATTACGGCCACTCCGCTAAGTTCCACTGAAATAAGCCTTTCCTGGAATTCAGTAAGTAAAGCAACATCCTATTATATCTATGGTTCAACTTCTTCTTCGGGGACCTATACCCAAATTGCTACAGTTACATCTACAAATTATGTGAATACCGGGCTTTGGGCAGACACCACGTATTACTATAAAGTTAAGGCAGTGAACAGTTCCGGTGAAAGCGAGTACTCCCCTGTCGATAACGCCAAAACAGCTGTGTCAGATTACTAA
- the citG gene encoding triphosphoribosyl-dephospho-CoA synthase CitG yields MFNVNKDSIIDHRAIEIASLAVQAILYEVSCNPSPGLVSRVSNGAHCDMDYYTFLDSAAALINPLIQCTQTGFSAAAPKEIFEEIRLIGQWGEQIMFQKTKGVNTHKGTLFLMGTCCAAAGKAVISGAGFSSLQKIIREMTEGLVEKELISRVRELEMLERIHPSALTHGEKLFLTYNVTGIRGEVEKGLPIVFNLSLPFYKELQHLSPNARLIQTLLAIMQFSEDTNILYRHSPKILTEVQEKAKKIIVLGGMETAEGVKAIEAMDKEFCRRSIGPGGSADLLGVTVFLYLLESYMEN; encoded by the coding sequence GTGTTTAATGTAAATAAAGACAGCATCATAGATCATCGAGCAATAGAGATAGCAAGCTTGGCGGTACAGGCAATCCTTTATGAGGTTTCCTGTAATCCATCCCCCGGATTAGTTTCCAGAGTATCTAACGGTGCCCATTGTGATATGGATTACTACACCTTTTTAGATAGTGCCGCCGCCCTTATCAATCCTTTGATTCAATGCACACAGACAGGATTTTCCGCCGCTGCCCCTAAAGAGATTTTCGAAGAAATCCGGCTCATTGGTCAATGGGGGGAACAAATAATGTTTCAAAAGACAAAGGGGGTTAATACCCATAAAGGCACTCTCTTTTTAATGGGAACTTGTTGTGCAGCAGCTGGAAAAGCTGTAATTTCAGGTGCCGGCTTCTCATCCCTGCAGAAGATAATCCGGGAAATGACCGAAGGTTTAGTGGAAAAAGAGTTAATTTCCAGAGTTAGAGAGCTGGAAATGTTGGAAAGGATTCATCCGTCAGCTTTAACTCATGGGGAAAAGCTCTTTTTAACCTACAACGTTACGGGTATTCGCGGAGAAGTGGAAAAAGGCTTGCCCATTGTTTTTAATCTCTCTTTGCCTTTTTATAAAGAACTTCAGCATTTGAGCCCAAACGCCAGGTTGATTCAGACCCTGCTGGCCATCATGCAGTTTAGCGAGGATACGAATATACTCTACCGGCATTCTCCGAAGATCTTAACTGAGGTTCAGGAAAAAGCTAAAAAAATAATTGTTCTTGGCGGAATGGAAACGGCTGAAGGAGTTAAAGCAATTGAAGCGATGGATAAGGAATTTTGCAGGCGCAGCATAGGTCCGGGCGGGAGCGCAGACTTATTGGGGGTTACTGTTTTTCTGTATTTATTGGAAAGTTATATGGAAAATTAA